The following proteins come from a genomic window of bacterium:
- a CDS encoding LysM peptidoglycan-binding domain-containing protein has protein sequence MKRFNLLRVFILCLFCMAGFPGVYTDAARNSLTAEEVQARLGEEIGSINRKIINLEEIIGLLNERADISAAKSSDSETGLKDSLKKIADEVIALKKEVEKLNLLYSGLEKELDDKINAVIDEVASENEEIRKEIKAIKTAKGFRAGSTGDAHIVKSGETLSAIAKLYGVTIVSLMEANNMDDPNMIKIGDELIIPGQ, from the coding sequence ATGAAACGTTTTAACCTGTTAAGAGTTTTTATCTTATGCCTGTTTTGTATGGCAGGTTTTCCCGGTGTATATACGGACGCCGCCAGAAATTCTTTGACTGCGGAGGAAGTTCAGGCAAGGCTTGGAGAAGAAATAGGTTCGATAAACAGGAAGATAATAAACTTAGAGGAAATCATCGGCCTTTTAAATGAAAGGGCGGATATTTCAGCGGCCAAAAGTTCAGATTCGGAAACCGGACTTAAAGATTCCCTGAAAAAGATTGCTGATGAAGTTATTGCGTTGAAAAAAGAAGTAGAAAAGCTCAACCTTCTGTATTCGGGCCTCGAAAAAGAGCTGGATGACAAAATCAATGCTGTTATAGATGAAGTGGCGTCCGAAAATGAAGAGATAAGAAAGGAAATAAAAGCGATAAAAACAGCGAAAGGGTTTCGGGCCGGTTCAACAGGAGATGCGCATATTGTTAAAAGCGGAGAAACACTTTCGGCTATCGCCAAATTATACGGGGTCACGATAGTATCTTTAATGGAAGCAAATAACATGGATGACCCCAATATGATAAAAATAGGGGACGAATTGATAATCCCCGGACAATAA
- the pal gene encoding peptidoglycan-associated lipoprotein Pal yields the protein MKKGNGVLIYLVLGIFVVTCFGCAGKKKSSRDALLAAERDAALSFEDIALTDAPDMSRFKEPSPTLKNVFKDVYFQYDSSVIQEDQRNTLENIASWMKNHPRAAILVEGHCDERGSNEYNLALGEQRALGVRRYMVTLGVSSSRMHTVSYGEEKPAVSGHDEEAWKFNRRAHFLLAE from the coding sequence ATGAAAAAGGGAAATGGCGTGCTGATATATCTGGTTCTGGGTATTTTTGTTGTAACCTGTTTTGGTTGCGCCGGAAAGAAAAAATCTTCCAGAGACGCTCTGCTTGCCGCAGAAAGAGATGCGGCTTTGAGTTTTGAAGATATTGCTTTGACCGACGCGCCCGACATGAGCAGGTTTAAAGAGCCTTCCCCGACATTGAAAAATGTTTTTAAGGATGTTTATTTCCAGTATGACAGCTCCGTAATACAGGAAGACCAGCGGAATACGCTTGAAAACATCGCTTCCTGGATGAAAAATCATCCGAGAGCCGCGATACTGGTCGAAGGCCATTGCGATGAGCGCGGTTCGAACGAGTATAACCTTGCTCTTGGAGAACAAAGAGCGTTAGGGGTGCGCAGATACATGGTTACTTTAGGGGTGTCTTCAAGCCGTATGCATACAGTATCATATGGGGAAGAAAAACCCGCGGTTTCCGGGCATGATGAGGAAGCATGGAAATTTAACAGAAGGGCTCATTTCCTTCTTGCCGAATAA
- the purN gene encoding phosphoribosylglycinamide formyltransferase, translated as MKIGVLGSGKGSNFQAIVDAVKNGKLKGVEIAVVISDVKDAYILKRARENNIKAFYIDAAPYKTKLDGEAEKKYINRLRDNGVELVVLAGFMRMVKGAILEAFPGKIINVHPALLPSFPGLESWKQAVEYGVKVSGCTVHFVDRGMDTGPIIEQAVVHLEDGDTPESLHRKIQDEEHKALPHAISLIRDGRIRFDGRKTVISR; from the coding sequence ATGAAAATAGGGGTTTTAGGCTCAGGAAAAGGATCAAATTTCCAGGCAATTGTTGATGCTGTCAAAAACGGGAAGCTCAAAGGCGTGGAAATCGCGGTTGTTATAAGCGACGTGAAGGATGCTTATATACTGAAAAGGGCCCGGGAAAACAATATTAAGGCGTTCTATATAGATGCCGCTCCCTATAAAACCAAACTGGACGGCGAGGCTGAAAAAAAATATATAAACCGCCTTCGGGATAACGGTGTTGAATTAGTGGTGCTCGCGGGTTTTATGAGAATGGTCAAGGGCGCCATTCTCGAAGCTTTTCCCGGAAAAATAATCAATGTCCATCCGGCTTTGCTTCCTTCTTTTCCCGGTTTGGAGTCATGGAAACAGGCGGTTGAATACGGGGTGAAAGTCAGCGGCTGCACGGTTCATTTTGTGGATCGGGGAATGGATACAGGACCGATTATTGAACAGGCTGTTGTGCATCTGGAAGATGGCGATACCCCTGAAAGCCTGCACAGAAAAATACAGGATGAGGAACATAAAGCGCTTCCTCACGCAATCAGCCTTATAAGAGACGGCAGAATACGGTTCGACGGAAGGAAAACAGTCATTTCCCGATGA
- a CDS encoding Mur ligase domain-containing protein, whose protein sequence is MRTLKNKKIHFIGIAGSGMFPLACFLKERGNYISGSDRLFDKNQAGDTKKELLEKGVELFPQDGSFASKKPYYDMAVYSQAVEYSVPDFKQAKDNKIQLVHRAEMLAMLSSSIPSIAVAGTSGKSTTAGILFHIMKKRGKDVSFISGARLSGGTQYHSGSYPLLILEADESDGSLTNYSPETGIILNISNDHMEMAELLQQFESFSSNIKKDLVHSSSVNITIEGKNLRKVIFDNPSDYKTIKKSRNGSLIEYKGIPIMINIPGEHNILNTLAALKTAELYGIPAEDCADVIPSFPGIKRRLEKIGSAKNTDIYDDFAHNPDKIKHSIKSLTPYYEKLVVIFQPHGYGPTKLLFRELVSAFCSNLRKTDELYILPIYYSGGTVSKNVSSDDLAKEISGKGVKCAAATRKNIFSKIKTSGKPTAIVIMGARDSSLTEIADAMAEFIGK, encoded by the coding sequence ATGCGCACGCTCAAGAATAAAAAAATCCATTTTATCGGCATCGCGGGAAGCGGCATGTTTCCGCTGGCCTGTTTCTTAAAAGAAAGAGGGAATTATATCTCGGGTTCGGACAGGCTGTTCGATAAGAATCAGGCGGGAGATACAAAAAAAGAACTTCTGGAGAAAGGCGTCGAACTTTTCCCCCAGGACGGGAGTTTTGCTTCAAAAAAACCGTATTATGATATGGCTGTTTATTCACAGGCAGTCGAATATTCCGTTCCGGATTTCAAACAGGCAAAAGACAATAAAATCCAGCTTGTCCACAGGGCGGAGATGCTCGCGATGCTGAGTTCGTCCATTCCTTCAATAGCAGTAGCGGGAACAAGCGGAAAATCCACAACAGCGGGAATACTTTTTCACATAATGAAAAAACGGGGAAAGGATGTATCTTTCATCTCCGGGGCAAGGCTGTCCGGGGGAACGCAGTACCATTCGGGCAGTTATCCCCTGCTGATACTGGAAGCAGACGAAAGCGACGGTTCTTTAACCAATTACAGCCCCGAAACAGGCATTATCCTCAATATATCCAACGATCATATGGAAATGGCCGAGCTTCTTCAGCAATTTGAAAGTTTTTCATCGAATATAAAAAAAGATTTGGTGCACTCCTCTTCGGTAAATATAACCATCGAAGGGAAAAACCTGCGCAAAGTCATATTCGACAACCCTTCAGATTATAAAACCATAAAAAAAAGCAGGAACGGATCGCTTATCGAATATAAAGGCATCCCGATAATGATTAATATCCCGGGAGAGCATAATATTTTAAACACGCTTGCGGCATTGAAAACAGCCGAATTATACGGAATCCCGGCGGAAGACTGCGCCGATGTCATCCCTTCTTTTCCCGGCATAAAGAGGCGGCTTGAAAAAATCGGCTCCGCAAAAAACACGGACATTTACGATGATTTTGCGCATAACCCCGATAAAATAAAGCATTCCATCAAGAGCCTTACCCCTTATTATGAAAAACTGGTCGTGATTTTTCAGCCGCACGGATACGGCCCCACAAAACTTCTGTTCAGAGAACTGGTATCTGCTTTTTGCTCCAATCTCAGAAAAACAGACGAATTGTATATTCTGCCCATATATTATTCGGGCGGCACCGTATCGAAAAATGTATCATCGGATGATCTGGCAAAGGAGATATCCGGCAAAGGGGTCAAGTGCGCGGCGGCAACAAGAAAAAATATATTTTCTAAAATAAAAACTTCCGGGAAACCGACCGCCATAGTAATAATGGGAGCCAGAGATTCATCTCTTACGGAAATTGCGGACGCCATGGCGGAATTCATCGGGAAATGA
- a CDS encoding MotA/TolQ/ExbB proton channel family protein, whose product MNFLELLVRGGTTMVFLVLCSVVSVGVIIERLWFLRKDRVIPKRIVDIFDNIDNIAEHPEDVIEKCEKVSSPLSNVLKTGLLNRGLSKADNVEAIKLAGRTEMKLLEKHLTLLEVIGVISPLLGLLGTVIGMVEIFSVISHMGVGQAAALSAGISKALITTVVGLIIAIPSIVAYGYFDRKVDALVLDMEKHSAQMIHSLYH is encoded by the coding sequence ATGAACTTTTTAGAACTTCTTGTCAGAGGCGGAACAACGATGGTTTTTCTCGTGCTTTGTTCTGTGGTTTCGGTCGGGGTTATTATCGAGAGGCTGTGGTTCCTGAGGAAAGACCGTGTTATACCTAAACGGATCGTGGATATTTTTGACAATATAGATAATATTGCCGAACACCCGGAAGATGTGATAGAGAAATGTGAAAAGGTTTCCAGCCCCCTGTCCAATGTTCTTAAGACGGGGCTTCTTAACAGGGGCCTTTCCAAAGCCGATAATGTTGAGGCGATTAAACTTGCCGGCAGGACCGAAATGAAGCTTCTGGAAAAGCACCTCACTCTTCTGGAAGTTATAGGCGTTATATCTCCTCTGCTCGGGCTTTTGGGGACAGTGATAGGGATGGTGGAAATCTTCAGTGTTATTTCGCATATGGGCGTTGGGCAGGCGGCCGCATTATCGGCGGGGATATCCAAAGCTCTTATAACAACGGTCGTCGGCCTGATTATTGCCATACCGAGCATAGTTGCCTACGGATATTTTGACAGAAAAGTTGACGCGCTTGTCCTCGATATGGAAAAACATTCCGCGCAGATGATTCACAGCCTTTACCATTAA
- a CDS encoding TIGR00725 family protein: MRIGVIGGSSCSGEDAALAGETGRIIALQKHILICGGMGGVMEAACEGAFKNGGITVGILPGEDKKGSNKYLTVALPTGIGAARNIFVVKMCDALIAIGGWYGTLSEIAFALNIGRPVVGLNTWKCSIKGREADLITAVAPGEAVEKAVKAVSGPR; the protein is encoded by the coding sequence TTGAGAATAGGCGTAATAGGAGGCTCGTCCTGCAGCGGTGAGGATGCCGCGCTTGCCGGGGAAACAGGCCGGATTATCGCTTTGCAAAAACATATATTGATATGCGGCGGTATGGGCGGCGTTATGGAAGCGGCGTGCGAAGGGGCATTCAAAAACGGCGGGATAACGGTCGGAATACTTCCCGGCGAAGACAAAAAAGGTTCTAACAAATACCTGACAGTGGCGCTTCCTACGGGAATAGGCGCGGCGAGAAATATATTTGTAGTGAAAATGTGCGATGCCCTTATAGCTATAGGCGGCTGGTACGGGACATTATCGGAAATAGCGTTTGCATTGAACATCGGCAGGCCTGTGGTCGGTCTTAATACATGGAAGTGCAGTATTAAAGGCAGAGAGGCGGATCTGATAACGGCGGTAGCGCCCGGTGAAGCTGTTGAAAAAGCCGTAAAAGCAGTTTCAGGGCCGCGCTGA